From the genome of Nicotiana sylvestris chromosome 2, ASM39365v2, whole genome shotgun sequence, one region includes:
- the LOC104238155 gene encoding F-box/LRR-repeat protein At3g03360-like, which yields MSNRDFEFIISLWISFAVERNVEDVVFLCSFDDEELYYKWPLLSMCTCSSLITLDWSCCTFDKESIIEWKSLKSLKLQYILFDDDDIVNLLSCCPALETMELSLFEGFRRVEITSSNLKRLTLASHKWPCSGNEDSLEIFAPHLQHLDISGALGHIKCRLVNVSSLVTASLTFDICCTADDSVEDDIEEESCRDYHQVFRNLVRDYLRKLSYAIELTIGSWLAEVVFMLQLEGLALPQLRCKCLTLKLQVSKHTLYGITSLLDASPLLETLNIHIEYEFGYEHCQLELSYLAEGDDTNLLCWIPNIVFSSLKNIKIVDCIQRCEWATCSKGWSEGDFDKLIELSKFLLKNAVVLEKFVIVAKRRKCRKCSESCASQFLTRLAKTLLDSPRSSKNFVITYQESALDD from the exons ATGTCTAATAGGGATTTTGAGTTCATAATCAGCCTGTGGATTAGTTTTGCTGTGGAAAGAAATGTTGAAGATGTTGTTTTTTTGTGTTCCTTTGATGATGAAGAACTTTATTACAAATGGCCGCTTCTATCTATGTGCACTTGTTCGTCATTGATTACATTGGATTGGAGCTGTTGCACGTTTGATAAGGAATCGATAATAGAGTGGAAGTCTCTGAAAAGCCTGAAGTTGCAATACATTTTGTTTGATGACGACGATATTGTGAACTTACTGTCATGTTGTCCTGCTTTGGAAACTATGGAGTTGTCACTATTTGAGGGATTTCGTCGTGTTGAAATTACTTCTTCAAATCTAAAGAGACTAACGTTGGCAAGCCATAAGTGGCCTTGTAGCGGAAATGAGGATTCTTTGGAAATTTTTGCCCCACATCTTCAGCATTTGGATATTTCAGGAGCTCTTGGACATATCAAGTGTAGGCTAGTAAATGTCTCCTCTTTGGTTACTGCCAGCCTAACTTTTGACATTTGCTGTACTGCTGATGACTCCGTAGAAGACGatattgaggaagaaagttgtcgTGATTATCATCAAGTTTTCAGAAACCTTGTTCGGGACTATCTTCGAAAGTTGAGTTATGCGATTGAGCTAACAATTGGAAGTTGGCTAGCAGAG GTTGTGTTCATGTTGCAACTCGAAGGATTGGCACTTCCACAATTGAGATGCAAGTGTCTAACACTAAAATTGCAGGTATCAAAGCATACTTTGTATGGGATAACTAGCCTTTTGGATGCCTCGCCTCTTTTGGAGACACTCAACATTCACATTGAATATGAG TTTGGTTATGAGCACTGCCAACTTGAGCTAAGCTATTTGGCCGAGGGAGATGATACCAATTTGCTGTGTTGGATTCCAAACATTGTGTTTTCCAGTCTCAAGAATATTAAGATTGTCGACTGCATACAGAGATGTGAGTGGGCCACATGTTCGAAGGGGTGGTCTGAAGGGGACTTTGATAAGCTTATTGAACTTTCAAAGTTTCTATTAAAGAATGCAGTGGTTTTAGAGAAGTTTGTTATCGTAGCAAAGAGAAGAAAATGTCGAAAATGTTCAGAGAGCTGTGCCTCCCAATTTTTAACACGATTGGCTAAGACATTGTTAGACAGCCCAAGATCATCTAAGAATTTTGTGATTACTTACCAAGAGTCTGCTTTGGATGACTAG